In Calditrichota bacterium, the sequence TCAACCCGACATTTTGCTGTGCCGCACAGAATACCATCTGGAACAAGAAATTCGGGAGAAAATCGGCCTGTTTTGCAATGTGCCTGCCGAAGCCGTTATCGAAGCGCGGGATGTTGAAACCATCTACGAGGTTCCTCTTGTTCTCCACAACGAAAAATTAGATGAATTGGTGGTTCGAAAACTCGGCCTCAAAACCCCGCAGCCGGATATCAGTCGGTGGCGGCGCTTTGTTGAAAAGGTCAAAAATCCGTCTCAAACCGTCCGGATCGCAGTGGTTGGAAAATACATCAATCTGAAAGATTCCTACAAAAGTATTATTGAAGCCTTTGTTCATGCCGGTGTTGAAAACGACGCGCATGTGGAACTTGTTTGGGTGGATTCAGAGGATATTGAAGCCGGCGGCGCCGGAAAATATCTGCACGATGTGCAAGGCATTTTGATTCCGGGGGGATTCGGTACCCGGGGCATCGAAGGAAAAATTCAGGCGGTAGAATTTGCGCGTGTCAACCAGGTTCCCTTTTTCGGAATTTGTTTGGGATTGCAATGTGCCGTGATCGAATTTTCGCGGAATGTTTGTGAGCTCAAGCGGGCAAACAGCCGGGAGTTTGACCCCGAAACACCCCATCCTGTAATTGATTTTATGGAAGATCAGAAAGGCCTAAAGGACAAGGGCGGGACCATGCGCCTTGGAGCTTACCCCTGTGTGGTGAAAGAAGGAACGAAGGCCTTCGAGGCCTATCACGTGCGGGAAATCTCCGAACGCCACCGGCACCGGTACGAGCTAAACAACAAATACCGAAGCATTCTTCAGGAAAATGGGTTGGTTCTCAGCGGCATTTATCCCAAAGAAGACCTGGTTGAAATTGTCGAATTGCCCACACATCCCTGGTTTGTGGGGGTTCAATTTCACCCGGAACTTAAATCGCGGGTCAACAAAGCTCACCCCCTGTTTCGGGAATTTGTAAACGCTGCTCTTACCTATCAGCGAAAACAGGCGAACAAGACCGTCTCTGTTTAGGTCGATCGGTTTTGGTATTTTAGAACGGAATGATTGGGATAATGGAATGAAAATAATTGATGTTAATGGGATAAAAATTGGCGGAGGAAATCCGCTGGTTCTCATCGCAGGGCCGTGTGTGATTGAAGAAGAAAGTGTGGTTTTGGATGCGGCGGGTCAGATCAAGGAAATAGTGGACCGCCTGGGCATCCCCTGGATTTTTAAATCGTCTTACCAGAAAGACAACCGCTCGTCGGTGGATTTTTACCAGGGTCCCGGACTGGAAAAAGGCCTGAAAATTCTGCAAAAGGTCAAAGAGACCTACGGCGTGCCGGTGCTGTCGGACATTCACGATCACTGTCAGGCAGAAGCGGCGGCGGAGGTTCTGGATGTGATCCAGATTCCGGCCTACCTGTCCATGCAAACCAGCCTTACCCTGGCGGCTGCGCGGACCGGCAAGGTTGTCAATGTTAAAAAGGGGCAGTTTTTGCACCCGGAAGATGTGGGGAAAATCATCAAAAAGATCGAGAGTGTGGGAAATAAACAGATTATTTTAACCGAGCGGGGCAGCGTGTTCGGATACCACAATCTGGTAGTGGACATGCGCTCTTTCCCGATTATGCGTTCTTTTGGCTACCCGGTGATGTTTGATGTGACCCACTCGATTCGCATTTACGGGGTCCCGTCCTCCAATCCGGAAGGTGGTGAACCCTGGTTTGTGCCTTATCTGGCCCGGGCCGGTGTGGCTGCCGGTGTGGATGCCCTTTTTATTGAAACGCACCCGGATTGCAAAAATGCCCTGTGTGATGCCGCCAGCATGTGGCCCTTGCAAAAGCTGGAAGAACTGCTAACGCAGGTCAAACAGATTGACAATATGGTAAAACCCTGGTTGAATCCTTAATTCAGAATGATGGAAAACAGGATTGATCATCATGAGTTTTAGTGGAAAACATGTTGAAAAATGGGAAAAAACCCGAACAATCGGCTTTTTGAAGTTCATTATAATTTATGGGGCGCTAAGCTGGGGAATTTTAAGTGGCCTTTTTTATTTTTTAATCACAAGAATTTTTCAGCCGTCGACACCTGTGGTAAAGAATTTAATCGTATCGCTAATTCTGTTTCCTGTTGCGGGACTTCTCTGGGGGATGACGATGTGGTATATTGGAGAAAAGCGATATAAAAGGGAAAAAAATAACTAAAAAATTTCGGGCATTCGCGGCTGTATTTAAGTGGGAGAATCTTAACCATGCAATTTTTTATCGATTCGGCAGAGATTTCGGATATCGAAGAAGCTCTGTCGCTTAATTTGTGCGACGGCGTCACCACCAATCCCAGTCTGATTGCCAGATCGGGGCGCCGGTTGAAACCGGTCATTCAGGAGATTGCCGCCCGGGTAAACGGGCCTGTTCTGGCGGAAGTCGTCAGCACAACGACGGAAGGCATCGTTTCCGAAGGGCGTGAAATGGCCGAATGGGCGGAAAATGTGGTGATAAAGATTCCCGTCACACTGGAGGGGCTCAAGGCCATTCGCACGCTGGAGTCCGACGGAATTGCCACGGGTACCACCCTGGTGTTTTCGCCCTCGCAGGCGCTGCTGGCGGCAAAAGCCGGCACCCACTACGTGATCCCATTCGTAGGACGTCTGGACGACATCTCAGCAATGGGCGTGGGCCTGGTGGCGCAGGTTCAGGAAGCGCTTTCAAATTATGTGTTTGAAGCGGAAGT encodes:
- the kdsA gene encoding 3-deoxy-8-phosphooctulonate synthase → MKIIDVNGIKIGGGNPLVLIAGPCVIEEESVVLDAAGQIKEIVDRLGIPWIFKSSYQKDNRSSVDFYQGPGLEKGLKILQKVKETYGVPVLSDIHDHCQAEAAAEVLDVIQIPAYLSMQTSLTLAAARTGKVVNVKKGQFLHPEDVGKIIKKIESVGNKQIILTERGSVFGYHNLVVDMRSFPIMRSFGYPVMFDVTHSIRIYGVPSSNPEGGEPWFVPYLARAGVAAGVDALFIETHPDCKNALCDAASMWPLQKLEELLTQVKQIDNMVKPWLNP
- the fsa gene encoding fructose-6-phosphate aldolase, producing the protein MQFFIDSAEISDIEEALSLNLCDGVTTNPSLIARSGRRLKPVIQEIAARVNGPVLAEVVSTTTEGIVSEGREMAEWAENVVIKIPVTLEGLKAIRTLESDGIATGTTLVFSPSQALLAAKAGTHYVIPFVGRLDDISAMGVGLVAQVQEALSNYVFEAEVLAASIRNPRHVVECALAGVPIVTAPLSVYKQMVKHPLTDRGIQRFLADWDSAKKELHA
- a CDS encoding CTP synthase, translated to MEKQTKFIFITGGVVSSLGKGIAAASLGMLLKSRGLKVTIQKFDPYINVDPGTLSPFQHGEVFVTDDGAETDLDLGHYERFIDTNMTQKNNTTTGQVYYTVIMKERHGDYLGKTVQVIPHITDEIKRRCWDVARNEHPFDVVITEVGGTVGDIEGLPFLEAIRQFCLDVGRENAINIHLTLVPYIRPSGELKTKPTQHSVMKLREIGIQPDILLCRTEYHLEQEIREKIGLFCNVPAEAVIEARDVETIYEVPLVLHNEKLDELVVRKLGLKTPQPDISRWRRFVEKVKNPSQTVRIAVVGKYINLKDSYKSIIEAFVHAGVENDAHVELVWVDSEDIEAGGAGKYLHDVQGILIPGGFGTRGIEGKIQAVEFARVNQVPFFGICLGLQCAVIEFSRNVCELKRANSREFDPETPHPVIDFMEDQKGLKDKGGTMRLGAYPCVVKEGTKAFEAYHVREISERHRHRYELNNKYRSILQENGLVLSGIYPKEDLVEIVELPTHPWFVGVQFHPELKSRVNKAHPLFREFVNAALTYQRKQANKTVSV